A DNA window from Gasterosteus aculeatus chromosome 16, fGasAcu3.hap1.1, whole genome shotgun sequence contains the following coding sequences:
- the ccdc138 gene encoding coiled-coil domain-containing protein 138 isoform X3 codes for MERRKQLPEDVHVTPTASGDEAARRCVWVSRSKRPGRELKCCNTALRELFKTLSNHPDLFGSDRGLQVSNEDLSGDSAAALLHDSQAHFTETDVTLPSCLDDSSGSQESHGESQRTRRPSDSCRSSSLVLATVYQEMMTIYEQLKAQRYCQQRWERELQQRERRLKQQEEEAVLRLAGMEEMLHTRLPAEEEKHQQQVSQLQEVLREKCKENRRLKCSFDTIKELNEGMKKQLNEVNEQNKKLESQSKRVQARLENLQRKYEHSTGHRVLPKTSVKSTVCNKASKKKTTADSGKPSTRRCSDPTRPKLLTLLLDWVVDGQTLSPAAGSGGKGVSRCGLPPELVLNERCLTVTRSPPDFTAVLSIFNTTSSSSACHAVPIRKRSSRSQSHGSSLCVPQVLPLLADQLQHAPLSEADLLLNLLRLIHWALRRLDSSTQHVALSATLRRIGEEASKPAAWLTGPDSEEADRPGPPTEAAGGASRRWPLSCSPCPHTRILSTLIILRTVTQALYDVADAQIIVQAESLQTPLKDRMD; via the exons atggagaggaggaaacag CTTCCGGAAGACGTTCACGTCACCCCAACAGCCAGCGGCGATG AGGCCGCACGAAGGTGCGTTTGGGTCAGCAGATCCAAACGGCCGGGCCGAGAGTTGAAATGCTGCAACACGGCTTTGCGTGAGCTCTTCAAGACACTCAGTAACCACCCTGACCT GTTCGGCAGTGATCGTGGTCTGCAGGTGAGTAATGAGGACCTGAGTGGGGACTCTGCAGCCGCCTTGCTTCACGACTCTCAGGCGCACTTCACAGAAACgg ATGTGACCCTGCCCTCCTGTCTGGATGACAGCTCTGGGTCCCAGGAATCACACGGGGAATCACAGCGAACTCGCCGACCTTCTGACTCATGCCGGTCCTCTTCCTTAGTGCTGGCAACGGTGTACCAGGAGATGATGACCATCTACGAACAACTAAag GCGCAGCGATACTGCCAGCAGCGGTGGGAGAgggagctgcagcagcgagaGAGGAGGTTgaagcagcaggaagaggaggccgtTTTGAGGCTCGCCGGGATGGAGGAGATGCTACACACACGTTTACCAGCTGAAGAAGAG AAACACCAGCAACAGGTGAGCCAGCTGCAGGAAGTTCTTCGAGAGAAGTGCAAGGAGAACCGGAGGCTCAAGTGCAGCTTTGACACCATCAAGGAGCTGAATGAGGGCATGAAGAAACAG TTGAATGAAGTCAATGAACAGAATAAAAAGTTGGAGAGCCAATCCAAGCGGGTGCAGGCTCGACTGGAGAACCTGCAG aggaAATATGAGCACAGCACAGGACATAGAGTCCTGCCAAAAACAAGCGTCAAGAGCACAGTGTGTAATAAAGCATCCAAAAAGAAGACAACCGCTGACTCTGGGAAACCCAGCACAAGG CGCTGCTCCGATCCGACTCGTCCGAAGCTCCTGACCCTTCTGCTAGACTGGGTGGTCGACGGACAGACGTTGTCACCGGCAGCAGGAAGCGGAGGGAAAGGTGTCAGCCGATGCGGCCTGCCTCCTGAGCTGGTTCTGAACGAGAGATGCCTCACGGTGACGCGTTCACCCCCCGACTTCACTGCCGTCTTATCTATTTTCAATACAACCAGCAGTTCGAGTGCATGTCACGCTGTCCCAATCCGAAAACGATCAAGCCGCAGTCAAAGTCACGGATCGTCTCTTTGTGTCCCCCAGGTGCTGCCGTTGTTAGCGGATCAGCTTCAGCACGCTCCTTTGTCCGAGGCTGACCTCCTCCTGAACCTCCTCCGCCTCATCCACTGGGCTCTACGGCGCTTGGACAGCAGTACACAG CACGTAGCCCTCTCTGCCACGCTGCGGCGGATAGGAGAGGAAGCATCGAAGCCTGCTGCCTGGTTAACGGGGCCGGACTCTGAGGAGGCAGACCGGCCCGGGCCCCCCACTGAGGCCGCCGGGGGGGCCTCCAGGAGATGGCCTCTCTCCTGCAGCCCCTGTCCTCACACACGCATCCTCTCCACCCTCATCATCCTCCGCACCGTCACACAAG CATTGTATGACGTGGCTGATGCGCAGATTATCGTGCAAGCTGAAAGTCTACAAACTCCACTAAAAGACAGGATGGATTGA